One window of the Delphinus delphis chromosome 20, mDelDel1.2, whole genome shotgun sequence genome contains the following:
- the DMWD gene encoding dystrophia myotonica WD repeat-containing protein isoform X1 gives MAAGGAEGASGPGAAMGDCAEIKSQFRTREGFYKLLPGDGAARRSGPASSQTPAPPQPPQQPLPGPASTSGPGAAGAAPSPPPAGPGPGPALPAVRLSLVRLGEPDGAGAGEPPATPAGLGAGGDRVCFNLGRELYFYPGCCRRGSQRSIDLNKPIDKRIYKGTQPTCHDFNQFTAATETISLLVGFSAGQVQYLDLIKKDTSKLFNEERLIDKTKVTYLKWLPESESLFLASHASGHLYLYNVSHPCASAPPQYSLLKQGEGFAVYAAKSKAPRNPLAKWAVGEGPLNEFAFSPDGRHLACVSQDGCLRVFHFDSMLLRGLMKSYFGGLLCVCWSPDGRYVVTGGEDDLVTVWSFTEGRVVARGHGHKSWVNAVAFDPYTTRAEEAAAAGGDGERSGGEEEEPEAAGTGSGGGAPLSPLPKAGSITYRFGSAGQDTQFCLWDLTEDVLYPHPPLARTRTLPGTPGTTPPATGSSRGGEPGPGPLPRSLSRSNSLPHPAGSGKAGGPGAAAEPGTPFSIGRFATLTLQERRDRGAEKEHKRYHSLGNISRGGSGGGGGGDKPSGPAPRSRLDPAKVLGTALCPRIHEVPLLEPLVCKKIAQERLTVLLFLEDCIITACQEGLICTWARPGKVFTDEETETQTGEGSWPRSPSKSVVEGISSQPGNSPSGTVV, from the exons ATGGCGGCGGGCGGCGCGGAGGGCGCCTCGGGCCCCGGCGCTGCAATGGGGGATTGTGCGGAGATCAAGTCGCAGTTCCGCACCCGCGAGGGCTTCTACAAGCTGCTCCCCGGCGACGGCGCCGCTCGCAGGTCGGGTCCGGCTTCCTCCCAGACCCCGGCGCCGCCCCAGCCGCCGCAGCAGCCCCTGCCCGGCCCTGCCTCCACCTCCGGCCCCGGTGCTGCGGGCGCCGCGCCGTCCCCTCCGCCCGCAGGCCCAGGGCCCGGGCCCGCGCTGCCTGCGGTGCGCCTCAGCCTCGTGCGCCTCGGGGAGCCCGAcggcgccggggccggggagCCTCCCGCCACGCCCGCCGGGCTGGGCGCTGGGGGAGACCGCGTCTGCTTCAACTTGGGCCGCGAGCTCTATTTCTACCCGGGCTGCTGTCGCCGCGGGAGCCAACGG TCCATTGACCTCAACAAGCCAATTGACAAGCGGATCTATAAGGGCACCCAGCCCACTTGCCACGACTTCAACCAGTTCACTGCTGCCACAGAGACCATCTCCCTGCTGGTGGGATTCTCAGCCGGTCAAGTGCAGTACCTGGATCTCATCAAGAAGGACACCAGCAAGCTATTCAATGAGGAG CGGCTTATCGACAAGACCAAGGTGACATATCTGAAGTGGCTGCCTGAGTCAGAGAGCCTGTTCCTGGCATCCCACGCCAGCGGCCACCTGTACCTGTACAACGTCAGCCACCCGTGCGCCTCGGCCCCACCGCAGTACAGCCTGCTGAAGCAGGGCGAGGGCTTCGCCGTCTACGCCGCCAAAAGCAAGGCGCCCCGCAACCCGCTGGCCAAGTGGGCGGTGGGCGAGGGGCCCCTCAACGAGTTCGCCTTCTCGCCCGACGGCCGGCACCTGGCCTGCGTCAGCCAGGACGGCTGCCTGCGCGTCTTCCACTTCGACTCCATGCTGCTGCGCGGGCTCATGAAGAGCTACTTCGGGGGCCTGCTCTGTGTGTGCTGGAGCCCCGACGGGCGCTACGTCGTGACGGGTGGTGAAGATGACCTGGTCACCGTGTGGTCCTTCACCGAGGGCCGCGTGGTGGCCCGAGGCCACGGCCACAAGTCCTGGGTCAACGCCGTGGCCTTCGACCCCTACACCACGAGGGCCGAGGAGGCGGCTGCTGCCGGTGGCGACGGGGAGCGGAGtggcggggaggaggaggagccgGAGGCCGCGGGCACGGGCTCGGGCGGGGGCGCCCCCCTCTCCCCGCTGCCCAAGGCCGGCTCCATCACCTACCGCTTCGGCTCGGCCGGCCAGGACACGCAGTTCTGCCTGTGGGACCTCACCGAAGACGTGCTCTACCCTCACCCTCCCCTGGCCCGCACCCGCACCCTCCCCGGCACGCCGGGCACCACGCCGCCTGCCACCGGCAGCTCGCGAGGTGGTGAGCCAGGCCCCGGGCCCCTGCCCCGCTCACTGTCCCGGTCCAATAGCCTCCCACACCCAGCGGGCAGCGGCAAGGCGGGCGGCCCGGGTGCGGCGGCGGAGCCGGGGACGCCCTTCAGCATCGGCCGCTTTGCCACGCTCACGCTGCAGGAGCGGCGGGACCGGGGGGCCGAGAAAGAGCACAAGCGCTACCACAGCCTGGGCAACATCAGCCGGGGCGgcagtgggggcgggggcggcggggacAAGCCCAGCGGCCCCGCCCCCCGAAGCCGGCTGGACCCCGCCAAGGTGCTGGGCACCGCGCTGTGCCCGCGCATCCACGAGGTGCCGCTGCTCGAGCCGCTTGTGTGCAAGAAGATCGCCCAGGAGCGGCTCACGGTCCTCCTCTTCCTGGAGGACTGCATCATCACCGCCTGCCAGGAGGGCCTCATCTGCACCTGGGCCCGGCCGGGCAAGGTG TTCACAGACGAGGAGACCGAGACCCAGACAGGGGAAGGAAGTTGGCCCAGGTCACCCAGCAAGTCAGTGGTAGAG GGCATCTCCTCCCAACCAGGCAACTCCCCGAGCGGCACAGTAGTGTGA
- the DMWD gene encoding dystrophia myotonica WD repeat-containing protein isoform X3, which yields MAAGGAEGASGPGAAMGDCAEIKSQFRTREGFYKLLPGDGAARRSGPASSQTPAPPQPPQQPLPGPASTSGPGAAGAAPSPPPAGPGPGPALPAVRLSLVRLGEPDGAGAGEPPATPAGLGAGGDRVCFNLGRELYFYPGCCRRGSQRSIDLNKPIDKRIYKGTQPTCHDFNQFTAATETISLLVGFSAGQVQYLDLIKKDTSKLFNEERLIDKTKVTYLKWLPESESLFLASHASGHLYLYNVSHPCASAPPQYSLLKQGEGFAVYAAKSKAPRNPLAKWAVGEGPLNEFAFSPDGRHLACVSQDGCLRVFHFDSMLLRGLMKSYFGGLLCVCWSPDGRYVVTGGEDDLVTVWSFTEGRVVARGHGHKSWVNAVAFDPYTTRAEEAAAAGGDGERSGGEEEEPEAAGTGSGGGAPLSPLPKAGSITYRFGSAGQDTQFCLWDLTEDVLYPHPPLARTRTLPGTPGTTPPATGSSRGGEPGPGPLPRSLSRSNSLPHPAGSGKAGGPGAAAEPGTPFSIGRFATLTLQERRDRGAEKEHKRYHSLGNISRGGSGGGGGGDKPSGPAPRSRLDPAKVLGTALCPRIHEVPLLEPLVCKKIAQERLTVLLFLEDCIITACQEGLICTWARPGKVGISSQPGNSPSGTVV from the exons ATGGCGGCGGGCGGCGCGGAGGGCGCCTCGGGCCCCGGCGCTGCAATGGGGGATTGTGCGGAGATCAAGTCGCAGTTCCGCACCCGCGAGGGCTTCTACAAGCTGCTCCCCGGCGACGGCGCCGCTCGCAGGTCGGGTCCGGCTTCCTCCCAGACCCCGGCGCCGCCCCAGCCGCCGCAGCAGCCCCTGCCCGGCCCTGCCTCCACCTCCGGCCCCGGTGCTGCGGGCGCCGCGCCGTCCCCTCCGCCCGCAGGCCCAGGGCCCGGGCCCGCGCTGCCTGCGGTGCGCCTCAGCCTCGTGCGCCTCGGGGAGCCCGAcggcgccggggccggggagCCTCCCGCCACGCCCGCCGGGCTGGGCGCTGGGGGAGACCGCGTCTGCTTCAACTTGGGCCGCGAGCTCTATTTCTACCCGGGCTGCTGTCGCCGCGGGAGCCAACGG TCCATTGACCTCAACAAGCCAATTGACAAGCGGATCTATAAGGGCACCCAGCCCACTTGCCACGACTTCAACCAGTTCACTGCTGCCACAGAGACCATCTCCCTGCTGGTGGGATTCTCAGCCGGTCAAGTGCAGTACCTGGATCTCATCAAGAAGGACACCAGCAAGCTATTCAATGAGGAG CGGCTTATCGACAAGACCAAGGTGACATATCTGAAGTGGCTGCCTGAGTCAGAGAGCCTGTTCCTGGCATCCCACGCCAGCGGCCACCTGTACCTGTACAACGTCAGCCACCCGTGCGCCTCGGCCCCACCGCAGTACAGCCTGCTGAAGCAGGGCGAGGGCTTCGCCGTCTACGCCGCCAAAAGCAAGGCGCCCCGCAACCCGCTGGCCAAGTGGGCGGTGGGCGAGGGGCCCCTCAACGAGTTCGCCTTCTCGCCCGACGGCCGGCACCTGGCCTGCGTCAGCCAGGACGGCTGCCTGCGCGTCTTCCACTTCGACTCCATGCTGCTGCGCGGGCTCATGAAGAGCTACTTCGGGGGCCTGCTCTGTGTGTGCTGGAGCCCCGACGGGCGCTACGTCGTGACGGGTGGTGAAGATGACCTGGTCACCGTGTGGTCCTTCACCGAGGGCCGCGTGGTGGCCCGAGGCCACGGCCACAAGTCCTGGGTCAACGCCGTGGCCTTCGACCCCTACACCACGAGGGCCGAGGAGGCGGCTGCTGCCGGTGGCGACGGGGAGCGGAGtggcggggaggaggaggagccgGAGGCCGCGGGCACGGGCTCGGGCGGGGGCGCCCCCCTCTCCCCGCTGCCCAAGGCCGGCTCCATCACCTACCGCTTCGGCTCGGCCGGCCAGGACACGCAGTTCTGCCTGTGGGACCTCACCGAAGACGTGCTCTACCCTCACCCTCCCCTGGCCCGCACCCGCACCCTCCCCGGCACGCCGGGCACCACGCCGCCTGCCACCGGCAGCTCGCGAGGTGGTGAGCCAGGCCCCGGGCCCCTGCCCCGCTCACTGTCCCGGTCCAATAGCCTCCCACACCCAGCGGGCAGCGGCAAGGCGGGCGGCCCGGGTGCGGCGGCGGAGCCGGGGACGCCCTTCAGCATCGGCCGCTTTGCCACGCTCACGCTGCAGGAGCGGCGGGACCGGGGGGCCGAGAAAGAGCACAAGCGCTACCACAGCCTGGGCAACATCAGCCGGGGCGgcagtgggggcgggggcggcggggacAAGCCCAGCGGCCCCGCCCCCCGAAGCCGGCTGGACCCCGCCAAGGTGCTGGGCACCGCGCTGTGCCCGCGCATCCACGAGGTGCCGCTGCTCGAGCCGCTTGTGTGCAAGAAGATCGCCCAGGAGCGGCTCACGGTCCTCCTCTTCCTGGAGGACTGCATCATCACCGCCTGCCAGGAGGGCCTCATCTGCACCTGGGCCCGGCCGGGCAAGGTG GGCATCTCCTCCCAACCAGGCAACTCCCCGAGCGGCACAGTAGTGTGA
- the DMWD gene encoding dystrophia myotonica WD repeat-containing protein isoform X2 codes for MAAGGAEGASGPGAAMGDCAEIKSQFRTREGFYKLLPGDGAARRSGPASSQTPAPPQPPQQPLPGPASTSGPGAAGAAPSPPPAGPGPGPALPAVRLSLVRLGEPDGAGAGEPPATPAGLGAGGDRVCFNLGRELYFYPGCCRRGSQRSIDLNKPIDKRIYKGTQPTCHDFNQFTAATETISLLVGFSAGQVQYLDLIKKDTSKLFNEERLIDKTKVTYLKWLPESESLFLASHASGHLYLYNVSHPCASAPPQYSLLKQGEGFAVYAAKSKAPRNPLAKWAVGEGPLNEFAFSPDGRHLACVSQDGCLRVFHFDSMLLRGLMKSYFGGLLCVCWSPDGRYVVTGGEDDLVTVWSFTEGRVVARGHGHKSWVNAVAFDPYTTRAEEAAAAGGDGERSGGEEEEPEAAGTGSGGGAPLSPLPKAGSITYRFGSAGQDTQFCLWDLTEDVLYPHPPLARTRTLPGTPGTTPPATGSSRGGEPGPGPLPRSLSRSNSLPHPAGSGKAGGPGAAAEPGTPFSIGRFATLTLQERRDRGAEKEHKRYHSLGNISRGGSGGGGGGDKPSGPAPRSRLDPAKVLGTALCPRIHEVPLLEPLVCKKIAQERLTVLLFLEDCIITACQEGLICTWARPGKVFTDEETETQTGEGSWPRSPSKSVVEDHLRTLIV; via the exons ATGGCGGCGGGCGGCGCGGAGGGCGCCTCGGGCCCCGGCGCTGCAATGGGGGATTGTGCGGAGATCAAGTCGCAGTTCCGCACCCGCGAGGGCTTCTACAAGCTGCTCCCCGGCGACGGCGCCGCTCGCAGGTCGGGTCCGGCTTCCTCCCAGACCCCGGCGCCGCCCCAGCCGCCGCAGCAGCCCCTGCCCGGCCCTGCCTCCACCTCCGGCCCCGGTGCTGCGGGCGCCGCGCCGTCCCCTCCGCCCGCAGGCCCAGGGCCCGGGCCCGCGCTGCCTGCGGTGCGCCTCAGCCTCGTGCGCCTCGGGGAGCCCGAcggcgccggggccggggagCCTCCCGCCACGCCCGCCGGGCTGGGCGCTGGGGGAGACCGCGTCTGCTTCAACTTGGGCCGCGAGCTCTATTTCTACCCGGGCTGCTGTCGCCGCGGGAGCCAACGG TCCATTGACCTCAACAAGCCAATTGACAAGCGGATCTATAAGGGCACCCAGCCCACTTGCCACGACTTCAACCAGTTCACTGCTGCCACAGAGACCATCTCCCTGCTGGTGGGATTCTCAGCCGGTCAAGTGCAGTACCTGGATCTCATCAAGAAGGACACCAGCAAGCTATTCAATGAGGAG CGGCTTATCGACAAGACCAAGGTGACATATCTGAAGTGGCTGCCTGAGTCAGAGAGCCTGTTCCTGGCATCCCACGCCAGCGGCCACCTGTACCTGTACAACGTCAGCCACCCGTGCGCCTCGGCCCCACCGCAGTACAGCCTGCTGAAGCAGGGCGAGGGCTTCGCCGTCTACGCCGCCAAAAGCAAGGCGCCCCGCAACCCGCTGGCCAAGTGGGCGGTGGGCGAGGGGCCCCTCAACGAGTTCGCCTTCTCGCCCGACGGCCGGCACCTGGCCTGCGTCAGCCAGGACGGCTGCCTGCGCGTCTTCCACTTCGACTCCATGCTGCTGCGCGGGCTCATGAAGAGCTACTTCGGGGGCCTGCTCTGTGTGTGCTGGAGCCCCGACGGGCGCTACGTCGTGACGGGTGGTGAAGATGACCTGGTCACCGTGTGGTCCTTCACCGAGGGCCGCGTGGTGGCCCGAGGCCACGGCCACAAGTCCTGGGTCAACGCCGTGGCCTTCGACCCCTACACCACGAGGGCCGAGGAGGCGGCTGCTGCCGGTGGCGACGGGGAGCGGAGtggcggggaggaggaggagccgGAGGCCGCGGGCACGGGCTCGGGCGGGGGCGCCCCCCTCTCCCCGCTGCCCAAGGCCGGCTCCATCACCTACCGCTTCGGCTCGGCCGGCCAGGACACGCAGTTCTGCCTGTGGGACCTCACCGAAGACGTGCTCTACCCTCACCCTCCCCTGGCCCGCACCCGCACCCTCCCCGGCACGCCGGGCACCACGCCGCCTGCCACCGGCAGCTCGCGAGGTGGTGAGCCAGGCCCCGGGCCCCTGCCCCGCTCACTGTCCCGGTCCAATAGCCTCCCACACCCAGCGGGCAGCGGCAAGGCGGGCGGCCCGGGTGCGGCGGCGGAGCCGGGGACGCCCTTCAGCATCGGCCGCTTTGCCACGCTCACGCTGCAGGAGCGGCGGGACCGGGGGGCCGAGAAAGAGCACAAGCGCTACCACAGCCTGGGCAACATCAGCCGGGGCGgcagtgggggcgggggcggcggggacAAGCCCAGCGGCCCCGCCCCCCGAAGCCGGCTGGACCCCGCCAAGGTGCTGGGCACCGCGCTGTGCCCGCGCATCCACGAGGTGCCGCTGCTCGAGCCGCTTGTGTGCAAGAAGATCGCCCAGGAGCGGCTCACGGTCCTCCTCTTCCTGGAGGACTGCATCATCACCGCCTGCCAGGAGGGCCTCATCTGCACCTGGGCCCGGCCGGGCAAGGTG TTCACAGACGAGGAGACCGAGACCCAGACAGGGGAAGGAAGTTGGCCCAGGTCACCCAGCAAGTCAGTGGTAGAG GATCACCTGAGGACTTTAATTGTATAA